Proteins encoded by one window of Rhodohalobacter sp. SW132:
- a CDS encoding T9SS type A sorting domain-containing protein, producing the protein MKKLFTTLGTAALLILFFQTEKVIAQQYQIKSWSVGTGFAESGNQQFTVRHTNAQPLAGLQDSQSWSLQSGFHYISAPPALSTSSEIIPDELPAHYSLGQNYPNPFNPTTQIRFGLPSSSEVSLEVFDLIGRRVALLLHDEIKTAGYHHVPFDASALSSGIYLYRIQARNTGTNSGSSFVETRKMTLIK; encoded by the coding sequence ATGAAAAAGCTATTTACAACTCTCGGTACGGCAGCACTATTGATTCTTTTTTTCCAGACTGAAAAAGTTATCGCACAACAGTATCAAATTAAAAGCTGGTCTGTGGGAACCGGTTTTGCCGAGTCCGGCAATCAGCAGTTTACGGTTCGGCATACAAACGCACAGCCGCTGGCCGGACTCCAGGATAGTCAATCCTGGTCGCTTCAAAGCGGATTTCACTATATAAGCGCTCCTCCTGCACTATCAACATCTTCCGAAATCATACCGGATGAGCTTCCTGCTCACTACTCACTCGGGCAGAACTACCCAAATCCATTTAACCCGACAACACAGATCCGGTTTGGGCTGCCTTCATCATCAGAGGTCAGTCTTGAAGTATTTGATCTTATTGGACGACGGGTTGCTTTGCTGCTTCACGATGAGATCAAAACGGCAGGATATCACCATGTGCCATTTGATGCATCAGCACTGTCGAGCGGAATATATTTATATCGGATTCAGGCACGCAATACCGGGACTAACAGCGGCAGTTCCTTTGTGGAAACCAGAAAGATGACACTCATCAAATAG